The proteins below come from a single Chitinophaga pinensis DSM 2588 genomic window:
- a CDS encoding ATP-dependent nuclease, translating into MILEEISIQNFRSIKDETITFPHNCLILLGKNEAGKTNVLKAIAALFNLYKVSGKDKRKRLGNEVLTDFFVRAVFKLTEEDFTKVEESFFQTYSGIENIVFVKEISIRDYIKAMFYNLLINVNIRDNASPQFSYWTNSSEYVKLKHPLFINGNNISFDIGSEFNLSRSIFEIVKGLYNENPINCHYWQYNDSYLLPSAVNIDNFISNPSTCKALENIFALCGRENIKKEFETAMSEDGDYLNLLEQLSQKVSTTFQKIWKDFKNTSIQILPNGDEMLIKVVEKAKYNFEDRSDGFKKFISILLMLSTQSRANKMLDNDIILIDEPDQSLYPTSAQYLKNELIEISKKSKIIYSTHSQYMIDSEVIGRHIIVEKNDDITSLKKNISNAPFASDELLRRAVGVSIFECLKAKNIVFEGYLDKALFSFYCKSFNLEKVFSTYGQVYLNGIAGAETLVQILNLADKKFVIVADSDETSNNKRADFTKNYPDFQNRWLAYADICKKVSTMEDFLTSSHIENQFKKHGYIYTYDSSKNANYNIEKAVNKDKELKQKFKKILIDTAKKSDIETEYKLYLDALKEALEVI; encoded by the coding sequence ATGATATTAGAAGAAATAAGCATTCAAAATTTTCGGTCGATAAAAGATGAGACAATAACCTTTCCCCACAATTGCCTAATCTTGTTAGGTAAAAATGAAGCGGGGAAAACTAATGTGCTAAAGGCAATTGCAGCCCTTTTTAATTTATATAAAGTATCAGGAAAGGACAAAAGAAAACGACTGGGGAACGAAGTATTAACAGATTTTTTTGTAAGGGCTGTTTTTAAACTTACTGAAGAGGACTTTACTAAGGTTGAGGAGTCTTTTTTCCAAACATATAGTGGCATTGAAAATATAGTTTTTGTGAAAGAGATCTCTATTCGCGACTATATCAAAGCTATGTTTTATAATCTCCTTATAAATGTCAATATTCGCGATAATGCAAGCCCTCAGTTTTCATATTGGACTAATAGTTCCGAATATGTGAAATTAAAGCACCCACTTTTTATAAATGGGAACAATATTTCGTTTGATATTGGGAGTGAGTTTAATTTATCAAGATCAATATTTGAAATCGTAAAGGGACTCTATAATGAAAATCCAATTAACTGTCATTATTGGCAATATAATGATAGTTATCTTCTTCCCAGTGCTGTAAATATTGATAATTTTATCTCTAATCCTTCGACTTGTAAGGCACTAGAGAATATTTTTGCTTTGTGTGGCCGTGAGAATATAAAAAAAGAGTTTGAAACGGCTATGTCCGAAGATGGCGACTATCTCAATCTTTTAGAACAATTATCCCAAAAAGTGTCTACTACGTTTCAAAAGATATGGAAGGATTTTAAAAATACATCGATTCAAATCTTACCGAACGGAGATGAAATGCTTATTAAGGTAGTAGAAAAGGCCAAATATAATTTCGAAGATCGTAGTGACGGATTTAAGAAGTTCATTAGCATATTGTTAATGTTGTCTACTCAGTCCAGAGCAAACAAAATGTTAGACAATGACATTATTTTAATTGATGAGCCTGATCAAAGTCTTTATCCGACAAGTGCTCAATATTTGAAGAATGAGCTTATCGAAATTAGTAAGAAGTCTAAAATTATTTATTCAACGCATTCTCAATATATGATTGACTCCGAAGTGATTGGTCGCCATATTATTGTTGAAAAAAATGATGATATAACTTCGCTAAAAAAAAATATTTCTAATGCTCCTTTTGCCAGCGATGAATTACTTAGAAGGGCTGTAGGCGTAAGCATTTTTGAATGCCTGAAAGCAAAGAATATTGTATTTGAAGGATATCTTGATAAGGCACTTTTTTCTTTTTATTGCAAGAGTTTTAACTTGGAAAAGGTTTTTAGCACTTACGGGCAAGTTTATTTGAATGGAATCGCGGGGGCGGAGACCTTGGTGCAAATATTGAATTTGGCAGATAAGAAATTTGTTATTGTGGCAGATTCAGATGAAACATCAAATAATAAAAGAGCAGATTTTACTAAGAATTATCCAGATTTCCAGAATCGGTGGCTAGCTTATGCGGATATATGTAAAAAAGTTTCTACCATGGAAGATTTTCTGACTTCATCACATATAGAAAACCAATTTAAGAAACATGGATACATTTACACTTATGATTCTAGTAAGAATGCTAATTATAATATAGAGAAGGCCGTAAATAAGGACAAAGAGTTAAAACAAAAATTTAAGAAAATATTAATTGATACCGCCAAGAAAAGCGATATTGAAACCGAATATAAACTCTATTTGGATGCATTGAAGGAAGCACTAGAAGTGATTTAA